A genomic window from Montipora capricornis isolate CH-2021 chromosome 8, ASM3666992v2, whole genome shotgun sequence includes:
- the LOC138014240 gene encoding phosphatidylserine synthase 2-like, with protein MFLLFGVTQIRDGPFKRPHPAMWRLILCLSVVYELALIFLLFQTVDDARQLLKYLDDDLGKPLPEQSYGEDCRLYTPGHPKEAFHNFLEKCDVFLPSHFFGWWAKALILRDYWLITILSVLFEVLEYSLEHQLPNFCECWWDHWIMDVLVCNGLGAYFGMKTCEYLGNKPYHWRGLWSIPSYSGKLKRVAEQFTPYSWTSYDWKATTSLRRWLAVC; from the exons ATGTTCTTGTTATTTGGTGTGACGCAGATTCGAGATGGTCCATTCAAAAGGCCACACCCAG CAATGTGGCGTCTCATTCTTTGTTTAAGTGTGGTTTATGAATTAGCTCtcatttttctgttgtttcag acagttgatgaTGCTAGACAGTTATTAAAATATCTTGATGACGACTTAGGAAAACCACTGCCAGAGCAGTCATATGGAGAAGACTGCAGACTGTATACTCCAGGGCACCCAAAAGAAGCCTTTCACAATTTTCTT GAAAAGTGTGATGTATTCCTTCCATCTCATTTCTTTGGTTGGTGGGCTAAG GCTCTTATTCTTCGTGATTACTGGTTGATAACTATATTAAGCGTTCTCTTTGAAGTACTTGAATATTCCCTGGAACATCAATTGCCAAACTTCTGTGAGTGCTGGTGGGACCAT TGGATTATGGATGTTCTTGTCTGCAATGGTTTGGGAGCCTATTTTGGAATGAAGACTTGTGAATATCTAGGAAATAAG cCATATCACTGGAGAGGACTGTGGAGCATTCCATCATACAG CGGTAAACTTAAAAGAGTGGCCGAACAATTTACTCCGTATTCCTGGACGTCATATGACTGGAAAGCCACCACAAGCCTGAGAAGATGGCTTGCAGTGtgttag